The bacterium genome contains the following window.
CTTCAACTATCAACTATCTACTATCAATTATCAACTATCTTTGCCAAAGTTCACTAAAATCATCTCTTTCCTTTCAACGTTAACATTCTCGAAGTCCTTTTTGAAATTTGATTTGTAATTTTGCATTTTGATATTTATATTTGATATTTAATATTTAATATTTGATATTTATTTGTTGTCTCCCCCAAATCCTATTTTGCAGAACCATATTAGTAATTGCTTAAATGGTAACTAAATTAGCAATTACTAATTTTTATCCCTTTTGACTTTCAGCCAACACCCTGACAATGTCAGATATAGAAAGTAATCCTGCGGGAAACTTTTTTGTCTCCCCTTCCTTTCCATAGACACCTTTTACCTCTTCCTGGATGAGTAACCGATGTATTTTTTTCTGACGCATTATCTGACAGGCATTCTCCAGAGGTTCCTCTTTATCAATAGCAATTACCCCTTTTGTCATAATATCTTTAACTTTAACTTTAATTAAATCCTCACCAAATACCTTGACAACATCTGTTTCGGATAAAACGCCGATTAATCCTTCTTGAGAAGATGTAACCGCCAGTCCGCTGACCTTATTATCCGCCATTACTCTAACTGCTTGAGATACTGAGGCATTTTCCGGGATAATCAATACCCCTCTGACCATTACATCCTTTACCTTTATAGATTTTAAGTCTTTCATATCTACCTCCTATATTTAAAGTCCAAGTGCCTTTCACGAAATTCATAACTCCTTGATTAACAAGAAGTTACAAATACACTTTTTTCTTATTGCCCTCCTGTTGTATAACCCCTTGATTTTCATAGACTTACAAATCATAGTTTGCTCGTTTTT
Protein-coding sequences here:
- a CDS encoding CBS domain-containing protein encodes the protein MKDLKSIKVKDVMVRGVLIIPENASVSQAVRVMADNKVSGLAVTSSQEGLIGVLSETDVVKVFGEDLIKVKVKDIMTKGVIAIDKEEPLENACQIMRQKKIHRLLIQEEVKGVYGKEGETKKFPAGLLSISDIVRVLAESQKG